The window AATCTATCCAGGAATATGTCAGTGAAGTAAATTCAATGACACATGACCAGATTGAAGAGATTGTTAATACCGAATATCCCGACATACTTATACGGGAAAAGAAAGAGGAAAAACACAGGCTTCCAGATCTCCCAAACGTTAAGGGCAGTGTTGTAATGAGGATGGCCCCATCGCCATCAGGCCCACTGCATATTGGCCACTCCCGAATGGCAATTCTTAATGACGAGTACGTTAAACGTTATGGTGGAAAGCTCATACTGAGAATAGAGGATACAAATCCCTCAAATATAGACCCAGACGCATATGAACTAATACCGGAAGACCTAAAATGGCTGGGGGTAAATGTGGGAGAGACAGTTATACAGTCTGAAAGAATGGAATTTTATTATTCAGAAGCAAAAAGGATGATATCAGATGGGTATATGTACGCAATAGAGGAGAACCAGCAGGAATTTCACGATCTTAAACTGAAGAAGGTTCCGGTTAAGGAAAGAGACGCAGATCCATCAGACAGTCTTGAAAAGTTTGACAGAATGATTTCGGGTTATTACTCAGACGGGCAGGCAGCGCTTGTTATGAAGACAGAGATAGATCATCCCAATCCCTCCGTCAGGGACTGGATAGCTTTCAGAATCAATACACACGATCATCCCCGTACCGGAAGCAGATATGTGGCATACCCTACTATGAACTTCTCTGTTTCTATTGATGACCATTATCTCGGCCTCACACATGTTATAAGGGGTATAGACCATCTCGTAAACACTGAAAAGCAGAAATATGTATTTAAGTACAATAAATGGGAAATCCCGGAATATTTCCATTATGGGTTTATAACAATTCCTGATACCATCCTGAAAACTACCATAATAAAGGAAGGAATAAGATCTGGCAAATATTCTGGATGGGATGATATACGCCTGGGCACACTGATGGCATTGAAAAAGAGGGGATATAACCCTGAAACCTTCAGAAATTACTGGATAAGCTCCGGTATGAATAAAAACAATGCCACATTTTCATGGGATATTTTCAATTCTATGGATCGTGAAATAATAGACAATGACACTGAAAGATATTCCTTCGTCCCTGAACCTGTGATACAGCATATAAAAAACCCTGTTGAATTAAAAAGCCATGCAATGCTGCACCCACAGAATCCAGAAAGGGGGTTCAGGGAATACAGATTGAAGCCTGATGCGAGCATATATTTTCCGGCCAGGGATATGCTGGAAATAGCCGAGGGAGAAACCATAAGACTGAAGGATCTGTGCGTTGCCAGGAAGGAGAATGGTAGAATAGTTTATTCAGACTATGTTCCCAGGGAAAGGGTTAAAATTATTCAGTGGGCCCCTGAAAACTCCAGTGAAATGACTATATTCCATCCTGATGGCAGCGTTGATACAGGAATGCTGGAGCCGCTTGCTGCCGGGAAAAATAGCGTGGTACAGCTGGAGCGCTATGGATACGTTAATCTAAGCGGGAATAAAGGCTATTTCCTTCATAAATAAATTAAATATATATACATTTAGATGGAAACCTTGAAGCACACATATTGAATGAAGAAAAAACTACTGACCTGTATATAAAATCAGCATAAATTTTTGATTATTTTGACCGCACACATAATCAAAAATTAATTATAATCATTTTTCCGCCTCATTCATCATCCTTTCAATAACGCTACCTCCCAGGCTATTTTTGTAGCCCCTGTATACCACATATCCAGCAGAGAAAACAACTATGATAATGGCAATGAGGACAAATGCAAAATATGGCTCAACAAAATTGCTGATAACCCCATCGTAAAATGCATACGCGAAAATCCCAAGGCCGAATGCAGGTGCCAGTATACTGGCAAAAAGTTTTCTCATGAACGATACTTTTATTCCTGACCTTCTGTAATAGAAATACAGC of the Ferroplasma sp. genome contains:
- a CDS encoding glutamate--tRNA ligase; its protein translation is MQQEIRKQVIKNAYLHGGKADVSSVVGKLISANPEIRKDMKNVMKSIQEYVSEVNSMTHDQIEEIVNTEYPDILIREKKEEKHRLPDLPNVKGSVVMRMAPSPSGPLHIGHSRMAILNDEYVKRYGGKLILRIEDTNPSNIDPDAYELIPEDLKWLGVNVGETVIQSERMEFYYSEAKRMISDGYMYAIEENQQEFHDLKLKKVPVKERDADPSDSLEKFDRMISGYYSDGQAALVMKTEIDHPNPSVRDWIAFRINTHDHPRTGSRYVAYPTMNFSVSIDDHYLGLTHVIRGIDHLVNTEKQKYVFKYNKWEIPEYFHYGFITIPDTILKTTIIKEGIRSGKYSGWDDIRLGTLMALKKRGYNPETFRNYWISSGMNKNNATFSWDIFNSMDREIIDNDTERYSFVPEPVIQHIKNPVELKSHAMLHPQNPERGFREYRLKPDASIYFPARDMLEIAEGETIRLKDLCVARKENGRIVYSDYVPRERVKIIQWAPENSSEMTIFHPDGSVDTGMLEPLAAGKNSVVQLERYGYVNLSGNKGYFLHK